One segment of Drosophila mauritiana strain mau12 chromosome 3R, ASM438214v1, whole genome shotgun sequence DNA contains the following:
- the LOC117143248 gene encoding beta-arrestin-1: protein MNGGGGGSGGANVSNGSSTNVTAAGSTGGGSAGDETGGDASSRRQATRVFKKSSSNGKITVYLGKRDFVDHVTHVDPIDGVVFIDPEYVKDRKVFGQVLAAFRYGREDLDVLGLTFRKDLYLAHEQIYPPMQLDRPMTRLQERLIKKLGPNAHPFYFEVPPYCPASVSLQPAPGDVGKSCGVDYELKAFVGENVEDKPHKRNSVRLTIRKVMYAPSKVGEQPSIEVSKEFMMKPNKIHLEATLDKELYHHGEKISVNVHVANNSNRTVKKIKVCVRQFADICLFSTAQYKSVVAEIESEDGCQVAPGFTLSKVFELCPLLANNKDKWGLALDGQLKHEDTNLASSTLITNPAQRESLGIMVHYKVKVKLLISSPLLNGDLVAELPFTLMHPKPEEEDHPLLGERSPRASLAAGGLPLVSMSDVGETELATGGQDVPTTTNLIQLDDDEAQDDDIIFEDFARLRLKGAETEA, encoded by the exons ATGAACGGTGGTGGTGGAGGAAGTGGAGGAGCAAATGTGAGCAATGGCTCCAGCACCAATGTAACAGCTGCCGGGAGCACTGGAGGCGGAAGCGCAGGCGACGAGACTGGTGGAGATGCCAGCTCCAGACGCCAGGCGACACGGGTGTTTAAGAAGAGCTCCTCCAACGGCAAGATAACGGTTTACCTTGGCAAACGGGACTTCGTCGACCATGTCACGCACGTGGATCCCATTGACGGCGTTGTCTTCATTGATCCAGAGTACGTAAAGGACCGTAAGGTTTTTGGCCAGGTGCTTGCCGCCTTTCGGTACGGACGTGAAGACCTGGATGTTTTGGGATTAACGTTCCGTAAGGACCTGTATCTGGCGCATGAGCAGATCTATCCGCCCATGCAGCTGGACCGCCCGATGACCCGGCTTCAGGAAAggttaattaaaaaactgGGACCGAACGCCCATCCGTTTTATTTTGAGGTTCCGCCCTATTGCCCAGCCTCTGTGTCCTTGCAGCCGGCTCCTGGAGATGTGGGCAAGTCTTGCGGAGTGGACTACGAGCTGAAGGCCTTTGTGG GTGAGAATGTGGAGGACAAGCCCCACAAGCGGAACTCGGTGCGTTTGACTATTCGCAAAGTCATGTACGCACCCTCCAAAGTCGGTGAGCAGCCATCGATCGAAGTAAGCAAGGAGTTTATGATGAAGCCAAACAAGATCCATTTGGAAGCTACTTTGGACAAGGAGTTATACCACCACGGTGAAAAAATATCGGTCAACGTTCATGTGGCCAACAACTCAAATCGGACGGTAAAAAAGATTAAGGTATGTGTCCGGCAGTTTGCGGATATTTGTCTCTTTTCGACGGCGCAATATAAATCTGTAGTGGCAGAAATCGAGTCAGAAGACGGATGTCAAGTGGCTCCGGGATTTACACTATCGAAAGTATTTGAGTTGTGCCCCCTATTGGCAAATAATAAGGATAAATGGGGCCTTGCTTTGGACGGCCAGCTAAAGCATGAGGACACCAATTTGGCGTCTAGCACTCTCATTACCAATCCTGCTCAGCGTGAGAGTCTCGGTATTATGGTCCACTATAAGGTAAAAGTGAAGTTGCTGATTAGCTCGCCGCTTCTAAATGGTGACCTCGTGGCTGAGCTGCCATTCACACTAATGCACCCTAAGCCCGAAGAGGAAGATCATCCACTGTTAGGGGAGCGATCGCCACGGGCTAGTTTAGCAGCCGGGGGTCTGCCGTTAGTGAGCATGAGTGACGTTGGAGAAACTGAATTGGCGACTGGCGGGCAGGATGTGCCAACTACAACAAATCTCATTCAGCTGGACGACGACGAAGCACAAGATGACGACATAATTTTTGAGGACTTTGCCCGCCTGCGTCTAAAAGGCGCTGAAACAGAGGCCTAG
- the LOC117145788 gene encoding DNA-binding protein modulo, whose protein sequence is MAQKKAVTIKGKKAINGEEKPLAKRVTKSRKVQEEETVVAQSPSKKSKKQPVKEVPQSSEEDESDVEEQNDEQAEDDSDFETEEAADLIDDEAEEDEEYNSDDEDDDDDELEPGEVSKSEGADEVDESDGDDEAPVEKPVSKKSEKANSEKSEENIGIPKIKVGKIPLGTPQNQIVFVTNLPNEYLHKELVALFAKFGRLSALQRFTNMNGNNSVLIAFDTSAGAQAVLQAKPKALTLGDNVLSVSEPRNKEENNERTVVVGLIGPNITKDDLKTVFEKVAPVEAVTISSNRLMPKAFVRLASVDDIPKALKLHSTELFSRFITVRRLSQSISRTSELTLVVENVGKHESYSSDTLEKIFKKFGDVEEIDVVCSKAVLAFVTFKQSDAAAKALAQLDGKTVNKVEWKLHRFERCTSGRSILVTNLTSDATEADLRKIFNESGEIESIIMFGQKAVVKFKDDEGFCKSFLANESIVNNAPIFIEPNSQLKHRLLKKRLAISKAHAPRKFQKDTKPNFGKKPFNKRPAQENGGKSFVKRARF, encoded by the exons ATGGCCCAAAAGAAAGCCGTAACCATCAAGGGAAAAAAAGCTATAAATGGAGAGGAGAAGCCTTTGGCCAAACGGGTAACCAAGTCCAGAAAGGTACAGGAAGAGGAGACAGTAGTCGCCCAATCGCCTtccaaaaaatccaaaaaacagCCTGTTAAAGAAGTGCCGCAGTCCAGTGAAGAGGACGAGTCTGATGTCGAGGAGCAGAATGACGAGCAGGCGGAGGATGACAGCGACTTTGAG ACCGAAGAGGCAGCGGACCTAATTGACGACGAGGCCGAGGAAGATGAAGAGTACAATAGTGACgatgaggatgatgatgacgatgagtTGGAGCCTGGTGAGGTTTCCAAAAGCGAAGGCGCGGATGAGGTAGATGAATCTGACGGTGATGATGAAGCGCCTGTAGAAAAACCAGTTTCCAAGAAATCAGAAAAAGCCAACTCTGAAAAGTCTGAAGAAAATATAGGAATTCCAAAAATAAAGGTTGGCAAGATTCCACTGGGAACGCCACAGAACCAGATTGTTTTTGTCACAAACCTACCAAACG AGTATCTCCACAAGGAATTGGTCGCATTGTTCGCCAAGTTCGGACGACTTTCCGCTTTGCAGCGTTTCACTAATATGAATGGCAATAATTCAGTTCTCATTGCCTTTGATACGTCAGCTGGAGCACAAGCTGTTCTGCAGGCTAAGCCTAAAGCGTTAACCCTTGGAGACAATGTTTTGTCGGTGTCCGAACCGAGAAATAAGGAAGAGAACAACGAACGCACGGTGGTGGTCGGCCTGATTGGACCTAATATAACCAAGGACGACTTAAAAACCGTTTTTGAGAAGGTAGCTCCCGTGGAGGCGGTGACTATATCCAGTAACCGCCTCATGCCCAAAGCTTTTGTACGTTTGGCGTCGGTCGATGACATACCGAAGGCCCTTAAACTGCATAGCACTGAGCTGTTTTCTCGCTTTATAACGGTTCGTCGTCTCTCGCAATCGATTTCACGTACCAGTGAGCTTACCTTGGTTGTCGAAAATGTGGGCAAACACGAATCTTACAGCTCTGACACTCTAGAAAAGATATTCAAGAAATTTGGTGATGTTGAAGAAATTGACGTCGTGTGCAGCAAGGCAGTTCTAGCTTTTGTGACGTTCAAGCAGTCGGATGCGGCCGCGAAGGCTCTAGCCCAACTCGACGGAAAGACTGTTAATAAGGTTGAGTGGAAGCTTCACCGATTTGAACGCTGCACCTCGGGAAGGTCCATTCTTGTGACGAACTTAACTTCAG ATGCTACTGAAGCTGACCTACGGAAAATATTTAACGAGAGCGGCGAAATCGAAAGCATCATAATGTTTGGCCAAAAAGCTGTTGTAAAGTTCAAGGACGATGAAGGTTTCTGCAAATCTTTCTTGGCTAATGAAAGCATTGTAAACAACGCGCCCATATTTATTGAGCCAAACTCTCAGCTGAAGCATAGATTGTTAAAGAAACGCTTGGCTATTAGTAAGGCGCACGCCCCGCGGAAGTTCCAAAAAGATACTAAGCCTAACTTTGGCAAAAAACCATTTAACAAGCGCCCGGCACAAGAGAATGGTGGTAAATCGTTTGTGAAAAGGGCAAGATTTTAG
- the LOC117145787 gene encoding 205 kDa microtubule-associated protein, producing MEHHEDNAQLDNYLQNRLAENLQISGGTGEHNPHLADATGGNGSAPGIAPSKSDEVDGEEDEEWKYIHEVRQSEKLQQEKLALTKETGNGFGPERDSDNQVLGNGAAAVFNLVYEEDVEVIKNDGDFSTNSNTTTSTDEVVARQAQEPNQLPEQLQQQQIESQGVHEDPRQEDEDEHSSVATTYGTSSLSENNSSPLDQEEVVMVAQTVGKEQLVGFDNKENCYFVKELEENHSQLNPNAVAFVPGFGSQSSSPLPAAEDPLPGVQPRPFLPGGTLDDLVAESPRKEFARINMDGIAVPDEREFDIEADMRPHELEQESDIFGAGHLEMQLLNGIGSADQAALRDVLDHGPETSVDMELPLDQVPDDADIMKQSIYAEHNASIEDILNSVQPLPIQTCDDKELIHVEEKERVSKSPSTEELQFQADFPNNQESHTLFNNTQQDPMQASFYLEHTSKKEQEGRQEQMQLPAECPDIFADQSLLLDTSAPQLSSEADSPVAKLELESQQDGIVDITPSPLSSTAEKHLVEDTKELVEGYTLDPESHFFGVVSSEAPPQNDEDYAVLESASGYKTQNFDEISSPPEGINPFAQPFTPAHLVIEQTETMKEDLGGMPIPASDDFAICDKGASKSTKEAEDQRNEQEAFVKEELLHVAQVGKLGTEANFVLRAYPEERLPISVSDEIPLSSASKEKLLPDTTDEQLLTSALEEKLLPFAPEESISTAADGQSISQFDENVIASNKPLEDILEPEKNLEVATNLSEENSVATVAGGAVVGATKTHSATKAGSTAASAKSKTATLVMKKTTTSSTSVSGAHKSAASRPSTARLGIKTTTIATKTATTSSGTGNPRKSPSSNVGSTVKPTTKLSSTRPATAPVSKVTLGAKTVTNKTAASGTASGNVTRTTLRPSVSTNARKPATSGTGSVASLTARRPVTNATGSAPGSAASTKVRLAATMTAPVKPKVLSPRSTISSTTTVRKLPSTSAPSLSTRSPTKQQANGLGKNTSSTTTSTTTATIPKSFTARPAPKFTHSASSTNNNGSTSRRLLVPGSSSTTTTSSLRKSSPSKAGPGKAASKPLTPRSKDGAVKSSPAVLKARNSTLMGREGVAPSNESVPTTNGGQINAEEVVKLNGKGLAEEVKIVEEQSFHEQDVPTHNAEVPLLDF from the exons ATGGAACACCACGAGGACAACGCGCAGTTGGACAACTACTTGCAGAACCGCCTGGCCGAAAATCTGCAAATTTCCGGAGGCACCGGCGAGCATAATCCTCATCTGGCAGACGCCACTGGGGGGAACGGCTCCGCTCCTGGCATCGCGCCCTCGAAGTCGGACGAAGTCGACGGGGAAGAAGACGAGGAGTGGAAGTACATACACGAGGTGAGGCAGAGCGAAAAGCTTCAACAGGAAAAGCTTGCACTGACAAAGGAAACCGGCAATGGTTTTGGGCCCGAACGGGACTCTGATAATCAAGTTCTCGGAAACGGAGCTGCCGCTGTCTTCAATCTTGTGTACGAAGAGGACGTGGAAGTGATCAAGAACGATGGCGACTTCTCCACAAATTCTAACACCACTACTTCAACGGACGAGGTAGTTGCCAGGCAGGCCCAGGAGCCAAACCAGTTGCCGGAGCAGCTTCAACAGCAGCAGATAGAATCGCAAGGTGTTCACGAGGATCCCCGTCAGGAAGATGAGGATGAGCACAGCTCCGTGGCCACTACTTATGGAACCAGCAGTCTCAGTGAGAACAACTCCTCGCCTTTAGATCAGGAGGAAGTCGTAATGGTAGCCCAAACGGTTGGTAAAGAGCAGTTAGTGGGATTCGACAACAAGGAGAACTGCTATTTTGTTAAAGAACTGGAGGAAAACCACTCGCAGCTAAACCCCAATGCTGTGGCCTTTGTACCTGGCTTTGGCTCACAATCATCCTCTCCCCTTCCTGCTGCTGAAGATCCACTACCTGGTGTTCAGCCACGCCCATTTCTACCGGGGGGGACCCTTGACGATTTGGTAGCGGAAAGTCCGCGCAAAGAATTCGCCAGGATCAACATGGATGGTATTGCCGTGCCCGACGAGAGGGAATTTGACATTGAAGCGGATATGCGACCCCACGAGTTGGAGCAGGAATCGGACATTTTTGGGGCAGGACACCTGGAGATGCAGTTGTTGAACGGTATAGGAAGCGCTGACCAAGCAGCCTTAAGGGATGTTCTGGATCACGGTCCAGAGACAAGTGTCGATATGGAGTTGCCACTAGATCAGGTGCCCGACGACGCCGACATCATGAAACAATCTATTTATGCCGAGCACAACGCCTCCATTGAAGATATTCTAAATTCCGTGCAACCTTTGCCAATTCAGACTTGTGACGATAAGGAACTAATTCATGTGGAGGAGAAAGAACGTGTCTCGAAGTCGCCTTCTACAGAAGAGCTCCAGTTTCAGGCCGACTTCCCAAACAATCAGGAATCGCACACATTATTCAATAACACTCAGCAAGATCCAATGCAGGCTTCATTTTATTTGGAACACACCTCCAAAAAGGAGCAAGAGGGCCGCCAGGAGCAAATGCAGCTTCCTGCTGAGTGCCCTGATATTTTTGCCGACCAGAGTTTATTGCTAGACACCAGTGCACCCCAGTTGAGCTCCGAAGCAGACTCGCCTGTGGCGAAATTGGAGCTGGAATCTCAGCAAGATGGCATTGTAGACATCACACCTTCGCCCCTTTCCTCCACTGCAGAGAAACATCTGGTTGAAGACACCAAGGAGCTAGTTGAGGGGTACACGTTGGATCCGGAATCCCATTTCTTTGGGGTTGTTTCATCTGAAGCTCCTCCACAG AATGACGAGGACTATGCTGTTCTTGAATCAGCTTCTGGTTATAAAACTCAAAACTTTGATGAAATATCATCTCCACCGGAAGGTATTAATCCGTTTGCCCAGCCCTTCACGCCCGCGCACCTGGTTATAGAGCAGACGGAAACAATGAAGGAGGATTTGGGAGGTATGCCTATACCAGCTTCCGATGACTTTGCTATATGTGATAAAGGTGCTAGTAAGTCTACAAAGGAAGCTGAGGATCAAAGGAATGAGCAAGAAGCCTTCGTAAAGGAGGAGCTGCTGCACGTCGCCCAGGTTGGAAAACTTGGCACTGAAGCGAACTTCGTTCTTCGGGCATATCCAGAGGAGCGACTGCCTATTTCTGTTTCAGATGAGATACCGCTTTCTTCGGCTTCAAAGGAGAAACTGTTGCCTGATACTACAGATGAGCAACTGCTGACTTCTGCTTTAGAGGAGAAACTTCTTCCTTTTGCTCCAGAAGAGTCAATTTCAACTGCTGCCGATGGGCAGTCAATTTCTCAGTTTGATGAAAATGTTATCGCGAGTAATAAACCTTTGGAAGATATTTTAGAACCGGAAAAAAATTTGGAAGTTGCGACAAATTTGTCTGAAGAAAATTCTGTTGCTACAGTGGCTGGAGGTGCTGTTGTTGGTGCTACCAAAACCCACTCAGCCACCAAAGCAGGATCTACAGCAGCTAGTGCAAAATCGAAAACAGCAACCTTAGTAATGAAGAAGACTACAACAAGCTCTACTTCTGTTTCCGGGGCACACAAGTCGGCCGCTTCACGTCCAAGTACCGCCCGCCTTGGAATCAAAACTACAACTATAGCTACAAAAACTGCGACTACATCTTCAGGAACTGGAAATCCCCGAAAGTCTCCAAGCAGTAATGTAGGATCAACAGTTAAACCAACAACCAAGTTAAGCAGCACACGACCAGCTACAGCTCCAGTGAGCAAGGTAACTTTAGGGGCCAAGACTGTAACTAACAAGACGGCTGCAAGTGGAACTGCATCTGGTAATGTAACCAGGACAACACTTCGCCCTTCAGTCAGTACCAACGCTCGCAAACCAGCAACAAGTGGAACAGGATCCGTAGCCTCCTTAACTGCTCGACGACCAGTTACAAATGCAACAGGATCGGCTCCTGGCAGCGCTGCATCAACAAAAGTTCGGCTTGCGGCCACAATGACAGCCCCAGTCAAGCCAAAAGTTTTGTCGCCGCGCAGCACCATTTCCTCCACCACCACTGTGCGAAAGCTGCCTAGCACAAGTGCCCCTTCACTTTCTACTCGTAGCCCTACCAAGCAGCAAGCCAATGGACTAGGCAAGAATACCAGCTCTACCACCACTTCCACTACTACCGCAACTATCCCAAAATCTTTCACGGCTCGCCCAGCTCCTAAGTTTACGCATTCAGCTAGCTCAACCAATAACAATGGGAGTACATCGCGTCGTTTGCTGGTTCCTGGAAGCTCCTCTACTACAACTACGTCGTCTCTTAGGAAGTCATCACCATCAAAGGCAGGACCAGGCAAAGCTGCATCAAAGCCATTGACACCGCGATCCAAAGATGGCGCGGTTAAGTCATCGCCGGCTGTATTAAAAGCTCGGAATTCTACTTTGATGGGGCGGGAAGGGGTAGCACCATCAAACGAAAGTGTCCCAACAACTAATGGTGGTCAGATCAATGCAGAGGAAGTTGTCAAGCTTAACGGAAAAGGCCTAGCAGAAGAGGTAAAGATTGTTGAAGAGCAATCTTTTCACGAACAAGATGTCCCTACCCATAATGCTGAAGTGCCCCTTTTGGACTTTTAA